In one window of Deltaproteobacteria bacterium DNA:
- a CDS encoding MFS transporter, translating to MGDLTVPPAGSDWPLSRGRAWSVSLAGTLTMAVSYVDRQALAALAPTVTRELAISDPAYGWLQAAFSLAYLVAAPLAGRWVDRAGARLALFAAVLVWSVVAASHALVPGYAALFALRILLGLAEAPSFPGAAQTVQRVLPPPDRAAGFGVLFTGSSVGAAVAPPLAVALAGRFGWRLSFVGTSLAGLLWLPLWWWATRPREVRALLDRRGAPNVSRAAPSPFRLARHPAVLRAMAVVVATSPALAFLLLWGAKLLVALFGMSQAETARYLWFPPLCFDAGSVLFGALATRVDRRHWAAPQRLDTPHRGLFALALLLTAGLALVPFARTPWEAMGCGGLAMAGGGGLLALLTSDMLARVPQEAISTASGVTAAAQSAAYIVANPLIGFAVKRTGSYRPAIFGLAAWLLPGCLTWLLWRPPPRVVRAEGPPREEHAEES from the coding sequence GTGGGGGATCTGACGGTGCCGCCCGCAGGGAGCGACTGGCCGCTCTCCCGGGGTCGCGCCTGGAGCGTGTCTCTCGCCGGCACCCTCACGATGGCCGTGAGCTACGTGGACCGGCAGGCCCTCGCCGCGCTCGCTCCGACGGTGACGCGCGAGCTCGCCATCTCCGACCCGGCCTACGGCTGGTTGCAGGCGGCCTTCTCGCTGGCCTACCTGGTGGCCGCGCCCCTCGCCGGACGGTGGGTCGACCGCGCCGGCGCACGCCTGGCGCTCTTCGCGGCGGTGCTGGTCTGGTCGGTGGTGGCCGCTTCCCACGCGCTGGTCCCCGGGTACGCCGCGCTCTTCGCGCTGCGCATCCTCCTCGGTCTGGCGGAGGCGCCTTCGTTTCCCGGCGCCGCGCAGACCGTGCAGCGCGTCCTGCCGCCCCCCGACCGTGCGGCGGGTTTCGGCGTGCTCTTCACCGGGAGCTCCGTCGGCGCGGCGGTGGCGCCGCCCCTGGCCGTCGCGCTGGCGGGGCGCTTCGGCTGGCGGCTGTCGTTCGTGGGGACCTCGCTGGCCGGGCTCCTCTGGCTCCCGCTCTGGTGGTGGGCCACGCGCCCGCGCGAGGTGCGAGCCCTTCTCGACCGGCGAGGTGCGCCCAACGTCTCGCGAGCCGCCCCGTCGCCCTTCCGGCTGGCGAGGCATCCGGCAGTGCTTCGCGCGATGGCGGTGGTCGTCGCGACCTCGCCCGCCCTGGCCTTCCTGCTCCTCTGGGGGGCCAAGCTCCTCGTGGCGCTTTTCGGTATGAGTCAGGCCGAGACCGCCCGCTACCTCTGGTTCCCCCCTCTCTGCTTCGACGCCGGCAGCGTGCTCTTCGGCGCTCTCGCCACGCGCGTCGACCGCCGACATTGGGCCGCCCCGCAGCGCCTCGACACCCCCCACCGAGGCCTCTTCGCCCTCGCGCTGCTGCTCACGGCAGGGCTCGCCCTCGTTCCGTTCGCTCGCACGCCGTGGGAGGCGATGGGGTGCGGGGGCCTCGCCATGGCGGGAGGCGGCGGGCTCCTCGCGCTCCTCACCTCCGACATGCTGGCGCGCGTGCCGCAGGAAGCCATCTCCACCGCCAGCGGGGTAACGGCCGCGGCCCAGTCCGCCGCGTACATCGTGGCGAACCCGCTCATCGGTTTTGCCGTCAAGAGGACCGGGAGCTACCGGCCGGCGATCTTCGGTCTCGCCGCGTGGCTGCTTCCCGGCTGTCTGACCTGGCTCCTTTGGCGACCGCCACCTAGGGTCGTCCGCGCGGAGGGGCCTCCGCGCGAGGAGCATGCAGAGGAGTCCTAA
- a CDS encoding diguanylate cyclase: MTTDPLLFARSIVSGFPDAAVLLDRELRAVHYNSIFVSLTGLRHRDLQRTLAKGASVFEVLGHSVDTDRRNAEASLGGGRVIHLAEVRVQNLSGQTFTVLQTFIPLLDEGGVAVGVIEAFRDVSAEARMQMHYKELLAQERARADDLERQVLQRTNELTAALEEVTRLSLVDPLTGVLNRRAFTEYAEQALSLARRHDRSVGLLMCDLDFFKKLNDTHGHQAGDSILVATAQGLGRTVRQTDKVARFGGEEFLVLLTETLPEAVVQVAERCRQVVYDLPVGELVPGSTRRQTISIGVAVFPEHGRSLEELVGHADEALYEAKRLGRNRVEVYSPRTEAPPPQALHRNTVRALIVDPDRGRAEAYRKALDARYEVSVAHAATTGLTFCAHEQFDVVIADQDLGTESGVEFLRNTQAFLPGALRVLFLDTQDIFIAIRGTNVARVDFFLLRADGATHLPAAVEDGLVRRELARQNLRTPSDILRAVAPDQADEIDRLITDRALKLLYQPIVEVGSRKLFAYEALCRAASVSLASPEVLFDAALRVGRLWKLGRTVRELIADGLAAVPDSCLVFVNLHPAEIRDPHLMEGERHLRAYASRVVFELTERAAIPDFGCFLDTVDSLRALGYRFAVDDLGAGYASLNSVALLGPDFIKIDRSMVRDVDKAGRRSRLINRIVDFANGEGIRVIAEGVESEEEAVTLSDLGCHLLQGYHFGRPAALPGTSSD, encoded by the coding sequence ATGACCACAGATCCCCTGCTCTTCGCCCGGTCCATCGTGTCCGGGTTCCCCGACGCTGCGGTGCTGCTCGACCGGGAACTCCGTGCGGTGCACTACAACTCGATCTTCGTCTCCCTCACGGGGCTTCGTCATCGGGACCTCCAGCGCACGCTCGCGAAGGGGGCCTCGGTCTTCGAGGTGCTCGGGCACTCGGTAGACACCGATCGCCGCAACGCCGAGGCGAGTCTGGGCGGCGGACGCGTGATCCACCTCGCCGAGGTGCGCGTCCAGAACCTGTCGGGGCAGACCTTCACCGTGCTGCAGACCTTCATCCCGCTCCTCGACGAGGGGGGCGTGGCGGTCGGCGTGATCGAGGCCTTCCGGGACGTGAGCGCCGAAGCGCGCATGCAGATGCACTACAAGGAGCTGCTCGCGCAGGAACGCGCGCGCGCCGACGACCTCGAGCGGCAGGTGCTGCAGCGAACGAACGAGCTCACGGCGGCGCTCGAGGAGGTCACGCGGCTCTCCCTCGTGGATCCGCTCACGGGCGTCCTCAATCGCCGGGCCTTCACCGAGTACGCGGAGCAGGCGCTGAGCCTCGCCCGCCGGCACGACCGCTCGGTGGGTCTCTTGATGTGCGACCTCGACTTCTTCAAGAAGCTGAACGACACCCACGGCCACCAGGCCGGTGACTCGATCCTGGTCGCCACGGCGCAGGGTCTCGGGCGCACCGTGCGGCAGACGGACAAGGTGGCCCGCTTCGGCGGGGAGGAATTCCTCGTCCTGCTCACCGAGACGTTGCCCGAGGCCGTGGTGCAGGTGGCCGAGCGCTGCCGCCAGGTGGTCTACGACCTGCCCGTGGGGGAGCTCGTCCCGGGGTCCACGCGGCGCCAGACCATCTCCATCGGCGTGGCGGTCTTCCCCGAGCACGGCCGGTCGCTCGAGGAGCTGGTGGGCCACGCGGACGAGGCGCTCTACGAGGCGAAGCGTCTCGGGCGCAATCGCGTGGAGGTCTACTCCCCGCGCACCGAGGCGCCGCCCCCGCAGGCGCTGCACCGCAACACCGTGCGGGCCCTGATCGTGGACCCCGACCGCGGGCGGGCGGAGGCCTACCGCAAGGCGCTCGACGCGCGCTACGAGGTCTCGGTGGCCCACGCAGCCACGACCGGACTCACCTTCTGCGCGCACGAGCAGTTCGACGTGGTCATCGCGGACCAGGATCTTGGCACCGAGAGCGGCGTGGAGTTCCTGCGCAACACGCAGGCGTTTCTCCCGGGAGCCCTGCGGGTGCTCTTCCTCGACACGCAAGACATCTTCATCGCCATCCGTGGGACGAACGTGGCGCGCGTGGACTTCTTCCTCCTGCGTGCGGACGGGGCGACGCACCTCCCCGCCGCCGTCGAGGACGGCCTCGTGCGCCGCGAGCTCGCCCGCCAGAACCTGCGTACGCCGTCGGACATCCTGCGCGCGGTGGCGCCGGACCAGGCCGACGAGATCGATCGCCTGATCACGGATCGGGCGCTGAAGCTGCTCTATCAGCCGATCGTGGAGGTGGGCTCGCGCAAGCTCTTCGCCTACGAGGCGCTCTGTCGCGCCGCGAGCGTCTCGCTCGCCAGCCCCGAGGTGCTCTTCGACGCGGCCCTGCGCGTCGGTCGCCTCTGGAAGCTCGGGCGCACCGTGCGCGAGCTGATCGCCGACGGGCTCGCCGCGGTGCCCGACTCGTGCCTCGTCTTCGTGAACCTGCACCCGGCCGAGATCCGCGACCCGCACCTGATGGAGGGGGAGCGGCACCTCCGCGCGTACGCCTCGCGGGTGGTCTTCGAGCTGACCGAGCGCGCCGCCATCCCGGACTTCGGCTGCTTCCTGGACACGGTCGACAGCCTGCGGGCCCTCGGCTACCGCTTCGCCGTGGACGATCTGGGAGCTGGTTACGCCAGCCTCAACTCGGTGGCCCTCCTCGGACCGGACTTCATCAAGATCGATCGCTCGATGGTGCGCGACGTGGACAAGGCCGGACGCCGCTCGCGCCTCATCAACCGCATCGTGGACTTCGCCAATGGCGAGGGGATCCGCGTCATCGCCGAGGGGGTGGAGAGCGAGGAGGAGGCGGTGACCCTGTCGGATCTGGGATGCCACCTCTTGCAGGGCTACCACTTCGGGCGGCCCGCCGCGCTGCCGGGGACGAGCAGCGATTGA